A window from Solanum stenotomum isolate F172 chromosome 7, ASM1918654v1, whole genome shotgun sequence encodes these proteins:
- the LOC125871351 gene encoding uncharacterized protein LOC125871351: protein MSGTPSSNAGSPAGPCTPTTPSTPDVSIGSTSCSSTSARLVISVVAEKFVPNGHSISKTITETFKERQDATGYSWKDVSQSTRKFYWHEFLKSYQWNPTENSIMERTWNKVASTLYSKKMYIWRKGTVKPNFVLEDIWRSWKTHWASDEWMDKSRIATRNRCSETGGLGTGPSKHTGGSRSTVEHTIKLAIELRRPPNSWDIFKKLHKRKDGSFVDAKSKCINDKMEVVLAAAISSSSNDSQEVQELDINNLYFDVVGGEKKRRVYGLGSQGLALYQDQNSVTSRNLPAVSDDVAEERIKLLEEEVLHMRENQERILQERLEAEVQQRVEHEVSRLRQQSDDRFKSMEERWSRMMSEMALSSRSSSNPSP from the exons atgAGTGGCACGCCATCATCAAATGCTGGTTCTCCTGCTGGTCCTTGTACTCCAACCACTCCTAGTACTCCAGATGTCTCTATTGGGTCTACTAGTTGCTCATCAACATCTGCTCGGTTGGTCATCTCAGTTGTAGCGGAAAA aTTCGTTCCTAATGGTCATTCTATCTCGAAGACCATCACAGAAACTTTCAAGGAACGACAAGATGCTACTGGCTACTCATGGAAGGATGTCAGTCAATCAACTCGTAAATTTTATTGGCATGAATTTTTG AAATCATATCAGTGGAATCCTACTGAGAATTCTATAATGGAACGTACATGGAATAAGGTGGCATCCACTTTATACTCCAAGAAAATGTATATTTGGCGAAAAGGTACAGTCAAACCTAATTTTGTTTTGGAGGATATTTGGAGAAGTTGGAAGACGCATTGGGCCTCAGATGAATGGATGGATAAATCTCGTATCGCCACTCGAAATCGATGTAGTGAGACTGGTGGATTAGGCACTGGTCCAAGCAAGCATACCGGTGGTTCTAGATCAACAGTGGAGCATACTATAAAATTG GCAATAGAACTACGTCGTCCACCAAATTCGTGGGATATATTTAAGAAGTTGCATAAAAGAAAGGATGGCAGCTTTGTTGATGCCAAGTCTAAATGCATTAAT GATAAAATGGAGGTTGTCTTAGCTGCTGCTATTTCTAGCtcctcaaatgattcacaaGAAGTTCAAGAACTTGATATAAATAACTTATACTTTGATGTTGTGGGTGGAGAAAAAAAACGACGTGTGTATGGTTTAGGCTCTCAAGGTTTGGCGTTGTATCAAGATCAAAATTCTGTCACTTCGCGCAATTTACCTGCGGTGTCTGATGATGTTGCTGAAGAGCGCATTAAACTACTTGAGGAAGAAGTGTTGCATATGAGAGAAAATCAAGAGagaattcttcaagaacgttTAGAGGCGGAGGTGCAACAACGAGTAGAGCACGAGGTCTCGCGTTTGAGGCAACAAAGTGATGATCGATTCAAGTCTATGGAGGAACGATGGTCTCGCATGATGAGCGAGATGGCGTTATCCTCACGCTCATCTAGTAATCCTTCTCCTTAA